One window of the Natrinema sp. HArc-T2 genome contains the following:
- a CDS encoding Lrp/AsnC family transcriptional regulator, which translates to MSTLSGNWREAIDDVDAALIDGYQSGFPIEQRPFRRLAADLEIDESEAVERVRALKEAGIVRRFGAVLNPPVIGSSTLAAVQAPEDRFDEIAATINDYRQVNHNYARDHEWNMWFVVTAGSRERRDDILAEIEAETGCEVLNLPMLTDYYIDLEFPVVNSDRFARESLEDRTDSSATRISESATGDLSALEADLLLEIQDGFPLSATPYRDIADTIGHDVADVLEAVSRLLANGCIKRVGCIINHVVTGFDANCMVVWDVPDENLDEWGERAGGLPFVTLCYHRPRRPDQEWPYNLFTMVHGREPEAVDAKIDELAADYLPVDHERLYSTETLKQTGARYEELIGN; encoded by the coding sequence ATGAGTACCCTGTCGGGGAACTGGCGTGAGGCCATCGACGACGTGGACGCAGCGCTGATCGACGGCTACCAGAGCGGCTTCCCGATCGAACAACGGCCGTTCCGCCGGCTCGCTGCCGACCTCGAGATCGACGAATCGGAGGCGGTCGAGCGCGTTCGGGCGCTCAAAGAGGCGGGGATCGTCCGCCGGTTCGGTGCCGTCCTCAATCCGCCGGTGATCGGCTCGTCGACGCTCGCTGCCGTCCAGGCACCCGAAGACCGCTTCGACGAGATCGCGGCGACGATCAACGACTACCGGCAGGTCAACCACAACTACGCCCGCGATCACGAGTGGAACATGTGGTTCGTCGTCACCGCCGGGTCACGGGAGCGACGCGACGACATTCTCGCCGAGATCGAGGCCGAGACCGGCTGTGAGGTCCTCAACCTGCCGATGTTGACCGACTACTACATCGATCTCGAGTTCCCCGTCGTCAACAGCGATCGGTTCGCACGCGAGTCACTCGAAGATCGCACCGACTCGTCGGCGACCCGGATCAGTGAGTCAGCGACGGGCGATCTCTCCGCGCTCGAGGCCGATCTCTTGCTCGAGATTCAGGACGGCTTTCCGCTGTCGGCGACGCCGTATCGAGATATCGCCGACACCATCGGCCATGATGTCGCGGACGTGCTCGAGGCCGTTTCCCGGCTGCTCGCAAACGGCTGTATCAAGCGGGTCGGTTGTATCATCAACCACGTCGTGACGGGCTTCGACGCCAACTGTATGGTCGTCTGGGACGTCCCCGACGAGAACTTAGACGAGTGGGGCGAGCGCGCTGGCGGCTTGCCCTTTGTGACGCTGTGTTATCATCGTCCTCGAAGACCCGACCAGGAGTGGCCGTACAACCTGTTTACGATGGTCCACGGTCGCGAGCCCGAGGCCGTCGACGCGAAGATCGACGAACTTGCAGCCGACTATCTCCCCGTCGACCACGAGCGACTCTATTCGACCGAGACGCTGAAACAGACGGGAGCACGCTACGAGGAACTGATCGGCAACTAA
- a CDS encoding MaoC family dehydratase N-terminal domain-containing protein, producing the protein MPTKPLAELEAMVGDSRVTTEEFRLEAGKVAEFARAITADDPVFRDAAVAATRGYDRVPAPLTYSQVSRFPRHTPDGVDGTGFDLGFRPAYVLHGEQHYEYERPLFVGDVLEGTTTLTDVFQREGGRAGTMTVAHLETAYKDQHDDRVLTERTTMLETEEAVDDERTATDTAAPNGGTVTSERDVPSPIGDEFERVRELDDVAVGDSGPTVVVDDLERRHFVRYAGASGDFNPIHYDEPYATAAGNERVFGQGMLTAGIASRVVTRWFDLRDISRFGVRFRSRAFPGDTVVVTGEVIGVDPDDGAVEATLEAQTAAGTTLLTGSATIQLSRSD; encoded by the coding sequence ATGCCGACTAAGCCACTCGCGGAACTCGAGGCGATGGTCGGAGACTCACGGGTCACCACCGAGGAGTTCCGTCTCGAGGCCGGCAAGGTCGCGGAGTTCGCACGCGCGATCACGGCCGACGATCCGGTCTTTCGCGACGCGGCAGTCGCTGCAACGCGAGGCTACGACCGCGTGCCCGCGCCGCTGACCTACAGCCAGGTCAGCCGGTTTCCGCGGCATACACCCGATGGCGTCGATGGCACCGGCTTCGACCTCGGCTTCCGGCCAGCATACGTCCTCCATGGCGAACAGCACTACGAGTACGAGCGTCCGCTGTTCGTCGGCGACGTGCTCGAGGGGACGACCACCCTCACAGATGTCTTCCAGCGCGAGGGAGGGCGCGCGGGGACGATGACCGTCGCTCACCTCGAGACCGCGTACAAAGACCAGCACGACGACCGCGTGCTCACCGAGCGGACCACCATGCTCGAGACCGAGGAGGCAGTCGACGATGAGCGCACAGCGACCGACACGGCTGCGCCAAACGGTGGGACCGTCACGAGCGAGAGAGACGTTCCATCCCCGATCGGCGACGAGTTCGAGCGAGTCCGCGAACTCGACGACGTCGCGGTTGGCGATAGCGGCCCGACAGTCGTCGTCGACGACCTCGAGCGTCGGCACTTCGTCAGGTATGCGGGCGCGAGCGGCGATTTCAATCCGATTCATTACGACGAGCCGTACGCGACGGCTGCGGGCAACGAGCGCGTCTTCGGCCAGGGGATGTTGACCGCCGGCATCGCCTCCCGAGTCGTCACCCGCTGGTTCGACCTGCGGGATATCTCCCGCTTCGGCGTCCGATTTCGATCGCGGGCCTTCCCCGGCGATACCGTCGTCGTGACGGGCGAGGTCATCGGGGTCGATCCCGACGACGGAGCGGTCGAGGCGACACTCGAGGCGCAGACGGCTGCGGGCACGACGCTACTGACCGGTTCGGCGACGATCCAGCTCTCGAGGAGTGACTGA
- a CDS encoding CaiB/BaiF CoA transferase family protein — protein sequence MHLDSVQVLDLTRLLPGPYATQLLADAGADVVKVEDTETGDYARQMPPMTDRDVGALFDSVNRGKRSVALDLKSEAGRTAFYRLVETADVVFEGFRPGVADRLEIDYETLLEYNEDLIYCSLSGYGQTGPYADRAGHDLNYVGVAGLLDMTREDESAPPQIPGYQISDFGGGLFAAFSIVGGLLSRELGNGGEYIDIAMTDVVASFSQATAYEALTGDEPRPGETAYTGQYPWYDIYETADGRYVTFAALEEKFWTAFCEEADREDLLEVHGSDDPAELKAIRAELTELFASRSRDEWLETLGDETVVGPVYTPAEALEHPQFEARGLVERPDDAPPRVGFPAAGPDAPESDDESLPAHGEHTDELLASVGYDETQRADLRDADIIR from the coding sequence ATGCACCTCGATTCGGTTCAGGTTCTTGATCTGACTCGCCTCCTCCCGGGACCGTACGCGACGCAACTGCTCGCTGACGCAGGTGCCGACGTGGTGAAAGTCGAAGACACCGAGACGGGCGATTACGCCCGACAAATGCCGCCGATGACCGACCGCGACGTCGGCGCGCTGTTCGATAGCGTCAACCGCGGCAAGCGAAGCGTCGCACTCGATCTCAAATCCGAAGCGGGCCGGACCGCGTTCTACCGGCTGGTCGAGACGGCAGACGTCGTCTTCGAGGGGTTCCGACCGGGTGTCGCCGACCGCCTCGAGATCGACTACGAGACGCTCCTCGAGTACAACGAGGACCTGATCTACTGTTCGCTGTCGGGCTACGGCCAGACTGGCCCCTACGCCGACCGCGCGGGCCACGATCTCAACTACGTCGGCGTTGCCGGGTTGCTCGATATGACCCGCGAGGACGAGTCGGCACCGCCACAGATTCCGGGCTATCAGATCAGCGACTTCGGCGGCGGTCTGTTCGCGGCGTTCAGCATCGTCGGTGGCCTGCTCTCGCGCGAACTCGGCAACGGTGGGGAGTACATCGACATCGCCATGACCGACGTGGTCGCCTCCTTCTCGCAGGCGACCGCCTACGAGGCACTCACCGGTGACGAGCCGCGACCGGGCGAAACGGCGTACACTGGACAGTACCCTTGGTACGATATCTATGAAACTGCCGACGGTCGCTACGTGACCTTTGCGGCACTCGAGGAGAAGTTCTGGACTGCCTTCTGCGAGGAGGCCGACCGCGAGGACCTGCTCGAAGTCCACGGCAGCGACGATCCAGCCGAACTGAAAGCCATCCGTGCGGAACTCACCGAGCTGTTCGCGAGCCGCTCGCGAGACGAGTGGCTCGAGACGCTGGGCGACGAGACGGTCGTCGGCCCGGTGTATACGCCGGCGGAAGCCCTCGAGCACCCGCAGTTCGAGGCTCGCGGACTGGTCGAACGACCGGACGATGCACCGCCACGAGTCGGGTTTCCGGCTGCGGGACCGGACGCACCCGAAAGCGACGACGAGTCGCTTCCGGCCCACGGCGAGCACACTGATGAACTGCTCGCGTCGGTGGGCTATGACGAGACACAGCGCGCCGACCTGCGCGATGCGGACATCATTCGCTGA
- a CDS encoding anthranilate phosphoribosyltransferase, producing MAKASQTFGEWPLKRLLTEVIGSGPKSADDMSHDQAREAFQRILAGEPEDTTLGAFWLANRWKRNNPEELSAYTDVMREESVVTAEPECDPVDCGANYDGKDTSAILGVGAGVVAAAAGTPVVVHSGDYVPSQKATAYKHVLDELGVRTELEPDESADMVDETGFGFYYQPAFNPGIDDLFERRDEMGVRTFVNTIETVANPANADVHLGSFYHLAFAKKLTDLIKESDQLDYSRAIFFQGMEGYDDIRPGYTKVAEWDEKGADGDESFDDYEIETAEYGMEMEREDLAVDDIAADSAAITEAVLAGERDDHFADAIALNGAFRMYARQDVDSLDEGLEQAREVIADGSAQAVLEELQAY from the coding sequence ATGGCGAAGGCATCCCAGACGTTCGGCGAATGGCCGTTGAAACGCCTGCTGACGGAGGTTATCGGGTCGGGCCCCAAGTCGGCCGACGACATGAGCCACGACCAGGCTCGCGAGGCGTTCCAGCGGATTCTGGCGGGCGAGCCCGAGGACACAACCCTCGGTGCGTTCTGGCTGGCCAACCGCTGGAAGCGCAACAACCCCGAGGAGCTGTCGGCCTACACCGACGTCATGCGCGAGGAGTCGGTCGTCACCGCAGAGCCCGAATGTGATCCGGTCGACTGCGGTGCGAACTACGACGGGAAGGACACGTCCGCCATCCTTGGCGTCGGTGCCGGCGTCGTCGCCGCCGCCGCGGGCACGCCGGTCGTCGTCCACTCTGGCGACTACGTCCCCTCCCAGAAGGCGACGGCGTACAAACACGTCCTCGACGAACTCGGCGTCCGAACCGAACTCGAGCCCGACGAAAGCGCCGATATGGTCGACGAGACCGGCTTCGGCTTCTACTACCAGCCCGCGTTCAACCCCGGCATCGACGACCTCTTCGAGCGTCGCGACGAGATGGGCGTCCGAACCTTCGTCAACACGATCGAGACCGTCGCCAACCCCGCGAACGCCGACGTCCACCTGGGCTCGTTCTACCACCTCGCGTTCGCGAAGAAGCTGACCGACCTCATCAAGGAGAGCGACCAACTGGACTACTCCCGAGCGATCTTTTTCCAGGGGATGGAAGGCTACGACGACATCCGCCCCGGCTACACGAAGGTGGCCGAGTGGGACGAGAAGGGAGCCGACGGCGACGAATCCTTCGACGACTACGAGATCGAGACCGCCGAGTACGGTATGGAGATGGAACGCGAGGACCTCGCTGTCGACGATATCGCAGCCGACTCCGCGGCGATCACCGAAGCCGTCCTTGCCGGCGAACGCGACGACCACTTCGCCGACGCAATCGCGCTCAACGGCGCGTTCCGGATGTACGCCCGGCAGGACGTCGACAGCCTCGACGAAGGACTCGAGCAGGCCCGCGAGGTCATCGCCGACGGGAGCGCCCAGGCCGTCCTCGAGGAGCTACAGGCGTACTGA